The Prevotella herbatica genome contains the following window.
TAACGGACAGAAAGCCTTTGTCTCAGGAATCATGCTCCACAATAAATTAGAAAGCACATCCTTGCCCATCATCTTAGGGTTGTGACTCATTGCAATAAGTTCAATAGGGTGTGTATGTACTGTAGCACGATATGGAGAACCAGTTTCTATAAGATGTGCATGAACTGTGAGATGTGAAGGAAGTTCACTTGTAGGCATAACAGCATTGTCGGCAATGATCACATAACTTGCGCAATCGTCTAATATGCGGATAATACTTCCGTTGTCCATAGGCTCACGTGCAAGATCACGCATACGCTTACCAGTTCCTTTGCAAAAGAAGTAGCAACCTTTCAAAGCAGGCAAAGTAACACCAATCTGCTTAACATCGCTGATTGCAGGAAGACTTTTAATCTTGTCATCTACCAATTCAGTAATGTTTACTGTGATATTACCACCATTGCGCTCTGCCCATCCGTTCTGCCACAGATAACCGGCAACTTCTGCAATCTTATCAATTTCTTTCTTTAAGGCTTCGCGACCTTCCAAAACTGTCTGTTTCATATTTTTGTTGATTTGTTTTTTCTTTCGGCAAAAATAGCCTTATTTTACCTTTAAAGGCTTTGAATTATGATTTTTAAGCCTCAATAATTGATATTTCAATTATCATATAATGAATATATTATCTTTCGTTACCACGAAACTCACTCGGTTTAAGTCCTGTCTTCAGTCTGAACTTAGAAGAAAAATAATCAGGAGACTCGAAATTAAGCTGATAAGCAATTTCCTTTATCGTCATATCTGTAGTCGCCAATAGATCCTTGGCACGCTGCAACTTCAAGTCCTGCTGATACATAGACGGAGAAAAACCAGTGAACTCCTTGAATATCTTTCTGAAATTAGAATAACTCATTCCCAATCGCACTGCAATCTCCTGAATAGTCGTTCCATCTTCCAATGTCTCACGTATCATTTGACGGGCACGATTCACTATATCAGTATGCACAAAATTCTGTTGCAACTGATTGCTGCTTTCTAGAGAATACATCAATCCAATAAGATAGTTGGTTATTCCGGCAAGCACCTGTTGGGAATGTATAGCTTCCTCGTCTGCCACATGCAAAGCCATGTCGAGCATGCGGATAATCTCACTTGAATAACCCACGTGATATATAGGATGTTCTGGGGACAAGAAACCTGCATTTACACGATCGTCCATATTGCGCCCCTTAAATCCAAGCCAATAACATTTCCAGCCAGTATTATCATTAGGGCGATAACTGTGCCACTCATCAGGAAAGAGAAGGAATATATCGCCACTGCGCAATTCAACTTCTCCTACACTATGAGACTTGAATGCACCACCGCCCTCTTTGACGTAAAGCATCTGATATTCTTGCAATATGCGTCCTTTGGCAACATTGAAGTAAAAGCCATCGGCATGACCATGCGTAGGATAATCCTCACCAGGAAGATTCTCCTCATAACCAACGGTGTCGACATTCAGTCCCCACAGTAAGTCCTTGGTATCAGTAACCAGATATTTAAACTTTTTCATGTTACTAAATTGTATTGTGCAAAGTTATCAAAAAACATGGTAATGACAAAAATTATGGGTTTAAAATCAAAAAATCTAGTCTGTCACATCACTGATTTACTATCTTTGCCACCATAATAAACACTAACCTACAAACAATGGAAAATCTAAAACACTTCTTTGCCGTTGACCTTGGAGCAACAAGCGGACGTACAATCGTTGGCTTTCTGGAAGACGGAAAGGTGAAAATGGATGAGCTAACACGTTTCGACAACAATCTGATTTCTACAGGCGGACATGTGTATTGGGATATATTTGCCCTATACAATGAGATAATAAAGAGTCTGAAAATCGTAGCCGAGCGTAATATAAAGATTGAAAGTATCGGTATTGACACCTGGGGATGCGACTTTGTATGCACGGGTAAAGACGGAAACATTCTTCGCAATCCACTAGCCTATCGTGACCCTCACACAATGAACACGATGGAGGAATACTTCAGCGAGCAGATGTCTAAAAAAGACGTTTATGGAATAACTGGAATACAATTGATGAACTTCAATTCTATTTTCCAGCTTTATGCTATGAAGAAAGCTAAAAATGATGCTCTTGCTGGTGCAGACAAGATTATGTTCATACCAGATGCATTGAGTTATATGCTTACAGGAAAAGCTATCTGCGAATACACAGTATGCTCTACATCACAACTTCTTAATCCAAAAGAAGGCGACATTTCTAAAGAATTACTTGAAACACTTGGACTGAAGCGTGAGCAATTCGGTAAAATGACTGCTCCTGGAACTGTAATAGGAAACCTAAGCGATGAGGTTAAGAATATTACAGGGCTTGGTGATATACCAGTTGTGGCTGTAGCTGGACACGACACAGCAAG
Protein-coding sequences here:
- the rhaD gene encoding rhamnulose-1-phosphate aldolase, whose product is MKQTVLEGREALKKEIDKIAEVAGYLWQNGWAERNGGNITVNITELVDDKIKSLPAISDVKQIGVTLPALKGCYFFCKGTGKRMRDLAREPMDNGSIIRILDDCASYVIIADNAVMPTSELPSHLTVHAHLIETGSPYRATVHTHPIELIAMSHNPKMMGKDVLSNLLWSMIPETKAFCPLGLGIVPYELPGSNNLAQATLNELENYDVVMWEKHGVFAKGLDVMDAFDQIDVLSKSAKIYINSRCMGFEPEGMSEAQMKEMSVAFNLPK
- a CDS encoding AraC family transcriptional regulator, whose amino-acid sequence is MKKFKYLVTDTKDLLWGLNVDTVGYEENLPGEDYPTHGHADGFYFNVAKGRILQEYQMLYVKEGGGAFKSHSVGEVELRSGDIFLLFPDEWHSYRPNDNTGWKCYWLGFKGRNMDDRVNAGFLSPEHPIYHVGYSSEIIRMLDMALHVADEEAIHSQQVLAGITNYLIGLMYSLESSNQLQQNFVHTDIVNRARQMIRETLEDGTTIQEIAVRLGMSYSNFRKIFKEFTGFSPSMYQQDLKLQRAKDLLATTDMTIKEIAYQLNFESPDYFSSKFRLKTGLKPSEFRGNER